One window from the genome of Lasioglossum baleicum chromosome 9, iyLasBale1, whole genome shotgun sequence encodes:
- the LOC143212231 gene encoding glycosyltransferase 25 family member isoform X1: MGSVNNMFISFTLIVMLSITCCEDSKKPTVLISILVRNKAHTLPYFLTFLERLNYPKERIHLCIYSDNNVDNSIEILSTWLENRAIEYHGIDTSFDGKSNGFEDEDGIADWSNQRFSHVINLRERGLNAGRQLWADFVLMLDADAFLTNPNTLDNLVSKDEIVISPLLKSDGMYSNFWAGMNTDYYYLRTEKYDRIFFREETGCFDVPMVHSAVLINLRKSASDLLSYDPRYLNQYDGPTDDIISFAVGAKNSGIPLFVCNDDHYGFVMIPLEKEGTIADDLVLLTNIKTEILNNDDLPLSKDLERYVQYPAEDTLGVDQIYMINLLRRPERRTRMLQLFKELGIRAQTVDAFDGRTLNQSILSDAGVEIMPEYSDPYHDRPMTMGEVGCFLSHYIIWNEVIESDFETVIILEDDVRFEPFFRQKVKYILTELDNLRFEWDLIYLGRKRLLESAESSVEGSKYLVRAAYSYWTLGYILSRNGARKLVEAEPLKKLVPVDEYLPILANTHPKKEWKAHYPKRDLIILSVNPLLIHPTHYTGDQGYISDTEDSTIVPLDEKTSQSRKREEL, from the exons ATGGGATCAgtaaataatatgtttatttcaTTTACACTTATCGTTATGCTTTCCATAACCTGTTGCGAAGACTCGAAAAAGCCGACAGTGTTAATATCGATTTTAGTACGCAATAAGGCACACACGTTGCCATACTTTCTAACATTTTTGGAACGGCTGAATTATCCAAAAGAGCGGATACATTTATG TATATACAGCGATAATAACGTTGATAATTCCATCGAAATACTATCTACATGGCTAGAGAATAGAGCCATCGAGTATCATGGAATCGATACAAGTTTCGATGGAAAGTCAAACGGCTTTGAAGACGAAGATGGAATCGCTGATTGGTCAAACCAAAGGTTTTCGCACGTGATAAATCTCCGCGAAAGAGGCCTCAACGCAGGGAGACAACTTTGGGCAGATTTTGTTTTG ATGCTGGACGCAGACGCTTTTCTAACGAATCCGAATACTCTCGATAATTTAGTTTCAAAAGACGAGATCGTGATCAGTCCGTTATTGAAATCGGACGGCATGTACAGTAATTTCTGGGCTGGAATGAACACCGATTATTATTATCTTAGAACGGAGAAGTACGACCGGATATTTTTCCGCGAGGAAACAGGCTGTTTCGATGTTCCGATGGTTCATAGTGCGGTCCTTATAAATTTGCGAAAATCCGCTTCGGACCTTTTGTCTTACGACCCGCGTTATTTGAATCAGTATGATGGCCCTACAGACGACATTATAAGTTTCGCTGTTGGAGCCAAAAACTCTG GTATACCATTGTTCGTCTGCAACGACGATCATTACGGGTTTGTCATGATACCATTGGAGAAAGAAGGGACGATCGCGGACGATTTGGTGCTTTTAACCAATATTAAAACGGAGATATTAA ACAATGATGATCTTCCGTTGTCGAAGGATCTCGAGCGATACGTTCAATACCCTGCAGAGGATACGCTAGGAGTAGATCAAATTTATATGATAAATCTTTTAAGAAGACCGGAACGGAGAACCAGAATGCTTCAACTTTTCAAAGAACTTGGTATTCGCGCGCAAACTGTTGACGCGTTTGATGGTAG GACATTAAATCAATCCATCTTGAGCGATGCTGGAGTGGAAATAATGCCGGAATACTCTGATCCTTATCACGATAG ACCTATGACTATGGGGGAAGTTGGTTGTTTCCTAAGTCATTACATAATTTGGAACGAG GTGATAGAAAGTGACTTTGAAACCGTTATAATCTTGGAAGATGACGTTCGCTTCGAACCGTTTTTCCGACAAAAGGTGAAGTATATATTAACGGAGCTCGATAATCTTCGGTTCGAGTGGGATTTGAT CTATTTAGGAAGAAAGAGATTACTGGAGAGCGCCGAATCTTCGGTCGAAGGTTCGAAGTATTTGGTACGCGCCGCTTACAGTTACTGGACATTAGGATACATTTTATCGAGAAACGGAGCTAGAAAACTGGTAGAAGCGGAACCACTGAAGAAGTTGGTGCCCGTCGACGAATATCTTCCGATATTGGCCAACACGCATCCTAA AAAAGAGTGGAAAGCACACTATCCGAAACGAGATTTGATAATACTCTCCGTAAATCCTTTGTTAATTCATCCTACTCATTATACCGGCGATCAAGGGTACATCAGCGATACGGAAGACTCCACGATTGTACCTCTGGACGAGAAAACGAGTCAATCAAGGAAACGAGAAGAGCTATAA
- the Arp3 gene encoding actin-related protein 3, which yields MLGRLPACVIDVGTGYTKLGFAGNKEPQLMIPSAIAIKETAKVGDTNTRRITKGVEDLDAYIGDEAFEATGYSIKYPVRHGLVEDWDLMEKFLQQCIFKYLRAEPEDHYFLLTEPPLNTPENREYTAEIMFESFNVPGLYIAVQAVLAIAASWTAKSVEDRTLTGVVVDSGDGVTHVIPVAEGFVIGSCIKHIPIAGRDITYFIQSLLREREIGIPPEQSLETAKAIKEKHCYICPDISKEFAKYDSDPTKTKKYEGINSITKQPFVVDVGYERFLGPEIFFHPEFSNPDFTTPLSEIVDDVIQNCPIDVRRPLYSNIVLSGGSTMFKDFGRRLQRDIKRIVDARLKISETISGTHITPKPIDVHVISHHKQRCAVWYGGALLASDPEFYRVCHTKKTYLEYGPGICRYNPVFHSMV from the exons ATGCTCGGCCGTCTTCCCGCCTGTGTAATCGATGTAGGTACAGG CTACACGAAGCTAGGCTTCGCTGGCAACAAGGAACCTCAGCTGATGATACCATCGGCGATTGCTATAAAAGAAACTGCAAAAGTTGGAGACACTAATACCAGAAGGATTACCAAAGGTGTGGAAGATTTGGATGCTTACATCGGCGATGAAGCTTTTGAAGCCACCGGGTATTCTATAAAA TATCCAGTTAGACACGGACTGGTAGAAGATTGGGATTTAATGGAGAAATTCCTGCAGCAATGCATCTTCAAATATCTCAGAGCAGAACCCGAGGATCATTACTTTCTGCTTACAGAACCGCCGTTAAACACTCCTGAGAACAGGGAATACACTGCAGAGATAATGTTTGAGTCGTTTAATGTACCAGGCCTTTATATTGCAGTACAAGCGGTATTAGCGATAGCTGCGTCTTGGACAGCTAAGAGCGTAGAAGACAGAACGTTAACAGGAGTTGTGGTTGACAGTGGAGATGGTGTAACACACGTAATTCCAGTT GCGGAAGGTTTTGTTATCGGAAGCTGTATAAAACATATTCCCATCGCTGGACGAGATATAACGTACTTCATACAAAGTTTATTGAGGGAACGCGAAATCGGAATACCGCCTGAACAATCGTTAGAAACAGCTAAAGCGATCAAAGAAAAACATTGTTATATATGTCCCGATATTTCGAAGGAGTTTGCTAAATACGATAGCGATCCTACTAAAACCAAAAAATACGAAGGTATCAACAGTATTACTAAACAGCCTTTCGTTGTCGACGTTGGCTACGAGAGGTTTCTTGGACCCGAGATATTTTTCCATCCCGAA TTTTCTAATCCAGACTTTACAACGCCGTTGAGCGAAATCGTGGACGATGTGATACAAAATTGTCCCATAGACGTGAGAAGGCCGTTGTATAGTAATATTGTTCTATCGGGTGGGTCTACGATGTTCAAAGACTTCGGCAGGCGATTGCAACGCGATATAAAGCGTATCGTTGACGCGCGTCTGAAAATTAGCGAGACCATAAGTGGAACTCATATTACG CCGAAGCCGATAGACGTTCACGTGATATCGCATCATAAACAACGTTGCGCTGTATGGTATGGCGGCGCGTTATTAGCGAGCGATCCTGAATTCTATAGGGTTTGCCACACGAAAAAAACTTATCTAGAATACGGTCCTGGAATATGCCGTTACAATCCTGTATTTCACAGTAtggtgtaa
- the LOC143212254 gene encoding leucine-rich repeat-containing protein 59, whose protein sequence is MNLRNVKDRLKDETLDLSLCDLKEVPVREIATVKKATHLDLSNNLLVSLPNTFVSLKQITKLDLSKNMLTEIPENFGELKQLRHLDLYANQISRLPLSLSELKNLRWLDLKENPLTPAVASVAGLCSNLSECQACARNVVTYLSQVKLSIEAEKFRRLNAITNAENDSSLPKKVSKKKKKKLAEKDNAENSDKGRHRSSSDESQIETSKIESPTKVESDSYADKTRARKGKSTILRLFLLSIIIGILLTVVLPIYSEQCVQLFNYIEGNTGIPLKAFQKQSVDSFHSSVRTATVWTKGIYKDLYHVYESSFRQDVGELSSK, encoded by the exons ATGAATTTACGAAATGTTAAAGACAGACTGAAGGATGAAACGTTGGATCTTAGTTTATGCGATCTGAAAGAAGTGCCTGTTCGAGAAATC GCCACTGTCAAGAAAGCAACGCATTTAGATTTATCAAACAATTTATTGGTGTCCTTGCCC AATACCTTTGTCAGCCTTAAACAAATAACCAAATTAGATCTTAGTAAAAACATGTTGACAGAGATTCCTGAGAATTTTGGGGAATTGAAACAACTGCGGCATCTAGATCTATACGCTAATCAG ATAAGCAGGCTACCGCTTAGCTTAAGCGAATTGAAGAATTTAAGATGGCTGGACTTAAAGGAAAACCCCTTGACTCCGGCGGTAGCAAGCGTAGCCGGTCTCTGCAGTAATTTAAGCGAATGTCAAGCTTGCGCTCGCAACGTCGTCACATATCTGTCACAGGTGAAACTCAGTATCGAAGCAGAGAAATTCCGAAGATTGAACGCCATTACAA ATGCAGAAAACGATAGCTCGTTGCCGAAGAAAGTtagcaaaaagaaaaagaagaaactgGCGGAGAAGGATAACGCAGAAAACTCGGATAAAGGTAGGCATCGGTCTTCGAGCGACGAGTCGCAAATAGAGACGAGTAAAATTGAATCACCGACGAAGGTAGAAAGCGATTCGTACGCTgacaaaacacgtgcaaggaaAG GGAAATCCACGATTCTACGACTTTTCCTTCTAAGTATCATCATTGGCATACTGTTGACCGTGGTGCTGCCAATATATTCGGAGCAATGCGTTCAGCTCTTCAACTACATAGAAGGGAACACAGGCATACCTTTGAAAGCGTTCCAGAAACAGAGCGTCGATTCGTTTCACTCCTCTGTACGGACTGCAACCGTCTGGACCAAAGGCATTTACAAAGATTTGTACCATGTCTATGAAAGCAGCTTTAGACAAGACGTTGGTGAACTATCGAGTAAATAG
- the LOC143212231 gene encoding glycosyltransferase 25 family member isoform X2 — protein sequence MKTKMLDADAFLTNPNTLDNLVSKDEIVISPLLKSDGMYSNFWAGMNTDYYYLRTEKYDRIFFREETGCFDVPMVHSAVLINLRKSASDLLSYDPRYLNQYDGPTDDIISFAVGAKNSGIPLFVCNDDHYGFVMIPLEKEGTIADDLVLLTNIKTEILNNDDLPLSKDLERYVQYPAEDTLGVDQIYMINLLRRPERRTRMLQLFKELGIRAQTVDAFDGRTLNQSILSDAGVEIMPEYSDPYHDRPMTMGEVGCFLSHYIIWNEVIESDFETVIILEDDVRFEPFFRQKVKYILTELDNLRFEWDLIYLGRKRLLESAESSVEGSKYLVRAAYSYWTLGYILSRNGARKLVEAEPLKKLVPVDEYLPILANTHPKKEWKAHYPKRDLIILSVNPLLIHPTHYTGDQGYISDTEDSTIVPLDEKTSQSRKREEL from the exons ATGAAGACAAAG ATGCTGGACGCAGACGCTTTTCTAACGAATCCGAATACTCTCGATAATTTAGTTTCAAAAGACGAGATCGTGATCAGTCCGTTATTGAAATCGGACGGCATGTACAGTAATTTCTGGGCTGGAATGAACACCGATTATTATTATCTTAGAACGGAGAAGTACGACCGGATATTTTTCCGCGAGGAAACAGGCTGTTTCGATGTTCCGATGGTTCATAGTGCGGTCCTTATAAATTTGCGAAAATCCGCTTCGGACCTTTTGTCTTACGACCCGCGTTATTTGAATCAGTATGATGGCCCTACAGACGACATTATAAGTTTCGCTGTTGGAGCCAAAAACTCTG GTATACCATTGTTCGTCTGCAACGACGATCATTACGGGTTTGTCATGATACCATTGGAGAAAGAAGGGACGATCGCGGACGATTTGGTGCTTTTAACCAATATTAAAACGGAGATATTAA ACAATGATGATCTTCCGTTGTCGAAGGATCTCGAGCGATACGTTCAATACCCTGCAGAGGATACGCTAGGAGTAGATCAAATTTATATGATAAATCTTTTAAGAAGACCGGAACGGAGAACCAGAATGCTTCAACTTTTCAAAGAACTTGGTATTCGCGCGCAAACTGTTGACGCGTTTGATGGTAG GACATTAAATCAATCCATCTTGAGCGATGCTGGAGTGGAAATAATGCCGGAATACTCTGATCCTTATCACGATAG ACCTATGACTATGGGGGAAGTTGGTTGTTTCCTAAGTCATTACATAATTTGGAACGAG GTGATAGAAAGTGACTTTGAAACCGTTATAATCTTGGAAGATGACGTTCGCTTCGAACCGTTTTTCCGACAAAAGGTGAAGTATATATTAACGGAGCTCGATAATCTTCGGTTCGAGTGGGATTTGAT CTATTTAGGAAGAAAGAGATTACTGGAGAGCGCCGAATCTTCGGTCGAAGGTTCGAAGTATTTGGTACGCGCCGCTTACAGTTACTGGACATTAGGATACATTTTATCGAGAAACGGAGCTAGAAAACTGGTAGAAGCGGAACCACTGAAGAAGTTGGTGCCCGTCGACGAATATCTTCCGATATTGGCCAACACGCATCCTAA AAAAGAGTGGAAAGCACACTATCCGAAACGAGATTTGATAATACTCTCCGTAAATCCTTTGTTAATTCATCCTACTCATTATACCGGCGATCAAGGGTACATCAGCGATACGGAAGACTCCACGATTGTACCTCTGGACGAGAAAACGAGTCAATCAAGGAAACGAGAAGAGCTATAA
- the LOC143212231 gene encoding glycosyltransferase 25 family member isoform X3: MLDADAFLTNPNTLDNLVSKDEIVISPLLKSDGMYSNFWAGMNTDYYYLRTEKYDRIFFREETGCFDVPMVHSAVLINLRKSASDLLSYDPRYLNQYDGPTDDIISFAVGAKNSGIPLFVCNDDHYGFVMIPLEKEGTIADDLVLLTNIKTEILNNDDLPLSKDLERYVQYPAEDTLGVDQIYMINLLRRPERRTRMLQLFKELGIRAQTVDAFDGRTLNQSILSDAGVEIMPEYSDPYHDRPMTMGEVGCFLSHYIIWNEVIESDFETVIILEDDVRFEPFFRQKVKYILTELDNLRFEWDLIYLGRKRLLESAESSVEGSKYLVRAAYSYWTLGYILSRNGARKLVEAEPLKKLVPVDEYLPILANTHPKKEWKAHYPKRDLIILSVNPLLIHPTHYTGDQGYISDTEDSTIVPLDEKTSQSRKREEL, encoded by the exons ATGCTGGACGCAGACGCTTTTCTAACGAATCCGAATACTCTCGATAATTTAGTTTCAAAAGACGAGATCGTGATCAGTCCGTTATTGAAATCGGACGGCATGTACAGTAATTTCTGGGCTGGAATGAACACCGATTATTATTATCTTAGAACGGAGAAGTACGACCGGATATTTTTCCGCGAGGAAACAGGCTGTTTCGATGTTCCGATGGTTCATAGTGCGGTCCTTATAAATTTGCGAAAATCCGCTTCGGACCTTTTGTCTTACGACCCGCGTTATTTGAATCAGTATGATGGCCCTACAGACGACATTATAAGTTTCGCTGTTGGAGCCAAAAACTCTG GTATACCATTGTTCGTCTGCAACGACGATCATTACGGGTTTGTCATGATACCATTGGAGAAAGAAGGGACGATCGCGGACGATTTGGTGCTTTTAACCAATATTAAAACGGAGATATTAA ACAATGATGATCTTCCGTTGTCGAAGGATCTCGAGCGATACGTTCAATACCCTGCAGAGGATACGCTAGGAGTAGATCAAATTTATATGATAAATCTTTTAAGAAGACCGGAACGGAGAACCAGAATGCTTCAACTTTTCAAAGAACTTGGTATTCGCGCGCAAACTGTTGACGCGTTTGATGGTAG GACATTAAATCAATCCATCTTGAGCGATGCTGGAGTGGAAATAATGCCGGAATACTCTGATCCTTATCACGATAG ACCTATGACTATGGGGGAAGTTGGTTGTTTCCTAAGTCATTACATAATTTGGAACGAG GTGATAGAAAGTGACTTTGAAACCGTTATAATCTTGGAAGATGACGTTCGCTTCGAACCGTTTTTCCGACAAAAGGTGAAGTATATATTAACGGAGCTCGATAATCTTCGGTTCGAGTGGGATTTGAT CTATTTAGGAAGAAAGAGATTACTGGAGAGCGCCGAATCTTCGGTCGAAGGTTCGAAGTATTTGGTACGCGCCGCTTACAGTTACTGGACATTAGGATACATTTTATCGAGAAACGGAGCTAGAAAACTGGTAGAAGCGGAACCACTGAAGAAGTTGGTGCCCGTCGACGAATATCTTCCGATATTGGCCAACACGCATCCTAA AAAAGAGTGGAAAGCACACTATCCGAAACGAGATTTGATAATACTCTCCGTAAATCCTTTGTTAATTCATCCTACTCATTATACCGGCGATCAAGGGTACATCAGCGATACGGAAGACTCCACGATTGTACCTCTGGACGAGAAAACGAGTCAATCAAGGAAACGAGAAGAGCTATAA
- the Nulp1 gene encoding nuclear localized protein 1 yields the protein MSTRYMKKVYGGVALPEKDSESENEPENLIVRDVKSKTFNLFDVLNQNSETAEKESEEPQDVEEDTNDEVKRKKRKKRRRKVDGVKAQQTVDHMEVEATDEIERSIREVFGDPLPGCSSQDMNNLQWMEGQSSKEDTLLVQHKHLNPYNELKRIFGSKTVQAEQNNRRNRPRSGHLKKTWLVSVRDNWPPINKSGLSMSMDQTMAAADCNFQYFVYEHDPSYRQVQLKFLEAVESLNPENIVNIINAHSYHVDALLQLAELCELNEDLAMAAEFTERALYCLECAFHPLFNVTNGVCRLDYKKQQNRALFITLFKHLNFVGGRACYRTSLEFCKLLLSLDPEGDPLAAVLIIDYYALRAKEYEWFIEFCDLWDSTTRLTQLPNIAYSLALAHFHLGNETWASRLLRDAVLMFPEVLMLLLDKCSIQTDEKVRNHEYFKNKTSNIPALEKLEQLYVARNFRLWKEADLLPWLRENVHAVLNRVDSKDVYIKHCEQKRIRHYHGKLPKNILRHIILSDIKDVTVNIQEVQNDGSVLSHDPLPPTDSIDIYKRPSATTRSTRSTSNALSLFISSLVSNVNEETVVLALDGLNLVYDNNEQT from the exons ATGTCCACACGGTATATGAAAAAAGTGTACGGGGGTGTTGCATTACCCGAGAAAGATAGCGAAAGCGAGAACGAACCAGAGAATCTAATCGTTCGTGACGTAAAATCCAAgacatttaatttatttgatGTG TTAAATCAAAATTCTGAAACAGCCGAGAAAGAAAGCGAAGAGCCACAAGATGTGGAAGAAGATACCAATGATGAGGTCAAAcgtaaaaaaaggaagaaacgaCGGAGGAAGGTGGACGGTGTGAAAGCTCAGCAAACAGTCGATCATATGGAAGTAGAAGCCACCGACGAAATCGAAAGGAGCATTAGGGAAGTGTTCGGAGACCCGCTACCAGGTTGTAGTTCTCAAGACATGAATAATTTACAGTGGATGGAAGGACAATCATCCAAAGAGGATACGTTGCTGGTGCAACACAAACATTTAAATCCTTACAATGAACTTAAAAGAATATTCGGCAGTAAAACTGTGCAAGCCGAACAGAA CAACAGAAGAAATAGGCCTCGTTCGGGTCATTTGAAGAAAACCTGGCTGGTTTCGGTCAGAGATAATTGGCCGCCGATCAATAAGTCTGGTCTTTCTATGTCGATGGACCAGACCATGGCAGCTGCCGACTGTAACTTCCAATACTTTGTGTACGAACATGACCCTTCGTATAGACAGGTCCAATTAAAATTTCTGGAAGCGGTGGAAAGCTTAAATCCTGAAAATATTGTT AACATAATAAATGCGCATTCCTATCACGTAGATGCGCTGCTACAATTAGCAGAGCTTTGCGAACTCAACGAAGATTTAGCAATGGCCGCAGAGTTCACGGAACGAGCGTTGTATTGCTTGGAATGTGCTTTCCATCCGCTGTTTAACGTTACGAACGGTGTCTGTAGGCTAGACTATAAGAAACAACAAAATCGTGCTCTTTTCATTACTCTGTTCAAGCACTTGAACTTTGTCGGCGGGCGTGCATGTTATAG aACAAGTTTGGAATTCTGTAAGTTACTTTTATCGCTTGATCCAGAAGGTGATCCGTTAGCTGCAGTCCTTATTATCGACTACTACGCTTTAAGAGCAAAAGAATATGAATGGTTCATTGAATTTTGCGACCTGTGGGATAGTACAACGCGTTTGACGCAACTGCCGAATATAGCGTACAGCTTAGCGTTAGCTCATTTTCACTTGGGCAATGAAACGTGGGCCAGTAGACTTTTACGGGACGCTGTATTAATGTTCCCGGAAGTGCTAATGCTTTTGCTGGACAAATGCAGTATACAGACCGACGAGAAG GTACGGAATCACGAGTATTTTAAGAACAAGACTTCGAACATACCAGCCCTGGAGAAACTAGAGcagctgtacgtggcgcgcaaTTTCCGTTTATGGAAAGAAGCAGATCTTTTGCCATGGTTACGTGAAAACGTGCATGCTGTATTGAATCGAGTCGACAGTAAAGATGTTTATATAAAACACTGTGAACAAAAACGAATCAGACACTATCATGGAAAATTGCCGAAGAATATTTTGAGACATATTATATTGTCCGACATAAAAGATGTTACTGTAAATATTCAAGAG GTACAAAACGATGGGTCGGTGCTTTCACACGATCCTCTGCCACCTACCGATAGTATCGATATTTATAAAAGACCTTCAGCAACCACAAGGTCAACGCGATCAACTTCCAATGCCTTGTCTCTTTTTATCTCATCCTTAGTATCAAACGTTAACGAGGAAACTGTAGTTCTCGCCCTCGACGGTCTAAATTTAGT TTACGATAATAACGAGCAAACGTAA